The Streptomyces sp. NBC_00459 DNA segment TTTGTGCCGCCAGCTGGTGTCCTGCAGCTCGTAGACGTAGCAGTGGTCGCAGGCCAGGTTGCACTGCTGAGCGACCTTGACCACCCATTCACGAAAAGGCCGTACCGTTTGGGCGCGGACCGGCGTCTGCACACGGCAGAAGGATCGGGAACTGGTCGGGCTGCGGGGAGGATCTTGAGGGCCTTCCCGTGCGTTTCGCCGTCCAGGCTGGTCAGCAGCCGTAGGACGATGAGCCAACCTGTTCGGCCGGGGTGTTGCATCGCGCCGTCGTTACAGACGCTGCACGACCTCCTACCGCAGCGTGGCGCTCTTTCGTTGCTCCGAGTTGACCTTTGGCGGGCGGTGGCGGTGCCCCGGCAGATCCCGCTCTTTTACAGATGTCCGGGGTACGCGCCGCCAGGCACGGGTAGTGTCTGTGTCAGCCGAGTCAGGGTCATCGTTCGTAGCGAGGACACCAACTGGCATCCCAACTTGCCTCTTTCACCGTCCGGGGACGCGGCCGCACCGTGTTCACCAGCGGGTTCCTGTCTGTGCGCGTGCGCCGCCCGTCCGGTGCGCCCCGCGTTCTTCCCCTTTTGGAGTCCCGCGATGACGTCATCGCTGTCCGTGGCCCGGGCCATCGACTTCCTGTGCGAACACACCTCCAGCAAGAGTCGGGTGCTGGCCCTGCTGGTGCACGACTACGGGCCCAGTTCCCTGACCGCCGTTTTGACCTGCAAAAACCCCGAGCACGCCTTCGAGGCGACAGGCATTCTGCGCCGGGTCCTGGCGCTGCGTGACGCCGCAGCCGTCGACGACGAACTGACCGCTCTCACGGCTCAGATGCCGGATGCACCGGCCGGCTCCCTGCGCGAGGCCGTCACGCGAGCCGCGAGCGGGACCTGGCCCGCGGAACCCGGAACCCTGCTCACGGCGACGGACCCGGACCCGGAGCCGTTCGACGACGAACCGGATTCCTCGGCAGCGCCCGCAGCGGCGGGCCACTCCCGGCTTAAGGACCTGCCGGGGAAGGTCGTGCGGATCACCCACCTGCGCGAGTTCCACATCACCGACGAAGACGCGCTCCTTCACGCCGCTGCCCGCCGCGGCTGGGAGCCGCTGCCGGCGTCCGAACTCGGCGACGACGACCCACGCGACCTGGCCGGCGCCGTGATCACCCTCACCGAGGACAGCGACGTCACCGGCAGCCAGACGCTGGAAGACCAAAGCTCGGCAGAGGTGCTGAGCATCGAAGACGGCGACGAACTGGCCGACTGGAGCGCAGCGCCCGTCGTCACCCGGTTCGTCCACGGATGGCGCCTGCGCCAGCAGCGCAAAAGGCCCACAGCCGGTGAGCAGACGCCGAACTTCGCCGCCCTCTTCGCCGTCCGGGACTGCCCCTGCAAGGGCGAGGACCCCGACTGCGAGGAGTGCGGCTGGCAGCTCACCCCCCGCACCGCCGACCTGCTCCACACAGCCCTGGTTCTCCTCGCAGACCAGGCCTACGACGACGCACACCGCCTGGGGGACCAGTTCCTGCCGGACGCCAACGCCACCACCTGGGAAGTCTTCGACCGGCTGCCTACGCTCACCTGGACGGCCGACCACCGATGGCGGCGGCGCATGGCGCGCGCCTTCGACGACCTGGCCGCAGATCTCGCCCGGGGCAAGTGGCCCGAACCCACCTGCACCGCGGAGGAGATGGCCCTGCACCTGGCCATCGAGGACGCCCCCACCCACCTGGAAGACCGCCCTCCCACGGACCCCCACCACACGCTCCCCGAACACGGAGACGACTACAGCTGGGACGACTGTTCCGAACTGCTGTTCCAGGACCACGACGTCCTGATGCTCTTCGACCCGAAACTCGGCGGCATCGCAGACCCGGAGGACCCAGCGAACCAGTCCATGGGTGTGGGCGACCTCAGGACGGCCGCCTGGTTCGAGCCCTTCGGTAGCCACAGCGTCCGCGATCCCGGACGAGGCTTCCGCCGGTAGGACACAGCGCCTCCACGCCGGGCACCATGAGGCCCCGCCGAGCCCGGAGTTGCCCTCCGCCTTCCCGCGCCCGGTGCACGGACGCCCCGCGCCGAAGCCGGGTCAGGGTCCCGACCAGTGGACGGTCATGGTGAACGAGACCCGCGGCGACCGCTGAGAGCACTGCCCGATGACCTGCACCGCGCCAACGGCCTCGTAGCTTCCGAGCCGGAGAGGACGGCTGCAGCCTCAGCCGGTTGTCTGCGGGGCGCCGGCAGTGCTGTGCTGCTCGTCCCACTCCTGGATGGCCGTGCGCAACATTGCGGCGATCTCGGGGTCGGTGCTCTTGCGGGCGGCCACGCTGCGCAGGTACGCCTCAGCTCCCTGGAGCAGGCCGGAGCGGGGGTAGAGCGTCACCAGGGCGCGGTGGGTGCCGCGCTCCAGCTGGTGGCTGATGGAGTCGACGTCGTCTTCATCCTCGGGCGCGGCGATGTGTCCGTCGACGAAGGCGCCTCTGGTCGTCGTGCAGCAGTTCCAGCCGTAGTCGATGGCGCAGCGTTCGCAGGCGAGGGTGCCGTGCATGGCTGCGTATCGGCGCTGCCACTCGCCATCGAGGGCGATGACGTCCCCGGCGAGCGGGATGTTCTTGCGGCACAGGCAGCACCTGATGCGGAACGTGACGGACACGGCGGATCTCCCAATCACCTGCGGGCCGGACGCGCTCAGCCTGGCAGTCGGCCCCGGCGCTGCACCGTCGCCATGCCGCAGCGCGGTGCCCGACGCCGCTGTGCAACACCCCCTTGTTGCAGCCCTGATCTGGGAGGAAGCCGTTGCACGTCTTTCGCAACCCCGTGTTACATCTGACGAGATGTGCGATTGGATGAGCGATCCAATGCGCGAATAAGGGAGCGATTGAGGTATGATGTTCATTGGAGGTGACCTCTGTGTCCACTGAGAACGAGCTGTTCAGTGCTGTCGATGCGCTGCTGGAGCAAGTCGCGCAGGATGATCTACCGGTCCCCGCAGAGCGCAAGCGTCTGCGTGAGGCGGCGGGCCTGAGCCAGGCGCAGATCGCCACGGCGCTGGACGCGCGCCGGGAGGCGGTGGGGAACTGGGAGACCGGGCGGACCGAGCCGCGGCCGCCGAAGCGCGCCGCCTACGCCCGGCTGCTCGAAGGCCTCGCCGCGCGCTTCCCCGCTCCCGAGATCGAGGCGGCTGACGAGCCAGCCGTGCCGGAAGCGTTCACCGCCGCGCCCGCCCCGGAGGCGGCTCCTGCTCCGTCGGCGCCGGCCGCCGCGAAGGCACCCGCCCGACCGGCGGCGAGCACGACCAGGTCGTCGTCGACGTCACGGCGCCCGGGCGCGAAGAAGGCCGCGAAGGCCACCACTTCAACGGCGGCCGTGGCCGACGCGCGTTTCGAGAACGGGCCGCTGGCGGTCGTCGACTGCGAGGACGGGCAGGTGTCGGCGTACTGTGTCGGCGGCCTGGTCCTGGACGTGCCCGCCAAGTCGATCCCGGCGCTGGTCGACTGGACGCTGACCGAAGCCCGGCTCGGGCAGGCCCGGCTGCACCGCAACGGCCGTGACGCCGACCCGGTCCTGGTCCTCACCCCGGCCGCGCTGGAGCGCTACGGCCTGCCCGCCGCCCTGTCGGATGAGGAGCGGCGCGCGGGCCGGCTCCCGGACAGCCACAAGGTGGTCAAGCAGATCAAGAAGGCCGAACTCCAGCTCACCCAGCTTGGGTTCGGGCCGTGGGCGCGGATCTACCGGGACCCGGAGGGCTCCTGGCGCCGCTGCGTGCAGGTGTGCATCCCCTCGTGGAACGCGCTGGACGCCAGGGAGTGGGATAACAAGGACGACCCGCAGATCCCGTTCATGCACCCCGCCGACCTCGCCCGGTATCTCGGCACGTACGCGCAGCTGGTGATCACGCCGCGCGGCACCGCGTCGACGACCGGCCTGGAGCTGATGACCGCGCTGCGCCCGCCGACCCGCGCGGAGAAGGACGAGTCGACCGGGAACTTCGAGCGGGCGTTCAACGCGGACGCGCTCACGGCGGTGTACGACGTCGTGGAGTGCGAAGTCCCGGACGAGCACCCGGTCCTCAAGGGGAAGTTCGAGCGCCACCACCTGCGGACCCCGGCAGAGATGCTGATGGAGGAGCCGTACGACTGGTGCCGGCCGCTGACCGATGACGAGTGCCGGAATCCGTACCTGATCGCCATCGACATCAACATGTCGTTCGCCGCAGCCGCGAACGGCCTCACGGTCGGGCTGAACGGGCCGACCCACCTGAAGAACAACCCGACGTTCGACGCCTCGCTGCCCGGCTCCTGGCTGGTCGACCTGAGTCACGTCGACCTCGCCCGCGTGTTCGGTCGCGCTGTCGACCACGGCCGGCTCCCGAGCCCGTTCACTCCGAAGGGCGACCACCCGACCGGACCGGCCTGGTACGCCACACCCACCGTCGCGTACGCGGTGGAGCTCGGCTTCGACGTCGCACCGATCGAGGCACACGTGCGAACCCAGACCGGCCGCTACCTGGACCCCTGGTACAAGCGGCTGCGCGAGGCGTACGTGACGACAATGGCCGACCTCGGTGTCACCACCGCGATGAACGGCCAGGAGTTCCTGGACGCGATGGCCCGATCGAGGAACACCGACCCGACGATGGCGCTGCTCGCAAAGGCGATCAAGGCAACCGCGAAGGGCGGCATCGGCAAACTGCGCCAGCGCAACCGGGGCCAGGTCGCGTACTACGAGCCGTGGCCGGCACTCAAGCGGGAGACGTGGCGCCCGGACATCCGGGCCGCCGTGCTCGCGAGCCAGCGGGTCGGCATCCACCGCAAGCTGATGAAGACCGCCGCCGCGGCCGATCTGTACCCGGTCGCGATCGGCACCGACGCCATCGTCTACCCCTCCCCGGGCCCGTCCCCGCTGGACGTCCTGCCCTACACGGACGAGGGCAAGCTGGCGGCGGGCACGTTCCGGCTCGGGGTCTCGCCGGGCATGGTCAAGCACCAGGGCACCCAGACCGTGCTGTGGGCAGAGCAGCAGTTCGAGGAAGCCGGCGCGGTGTTCAACATCGCCAACCTCATCAAGAACGACCCGACCGCCGGAGAAGGGGAATAGCCGACCATGACCGACTCGCTCGGGGACAGCCTGGACCAGGCGCTGGAAGGGGCGTTCGCCTGCCGCATCCCGCAAAGCGCCCAGGCGCAGGTGAAGTACCTGGTCAAGCAGCTCAAGGGCACCAAGGCCGCCGCGCAGGCGCTCGGGATCTCCCAGCGCACCGTGGAGCGGTACGTCGCGGGCAAGTTCAAGCGGCCCCGCCGCGACCTGCGCGAGCGCATCGAGCGGGAGGTCAGGAAGCGGTGGCAGCCGCAGATCCGGGCGAAAGCCAAGAAGAAGGCCTCAAGCACGGGCGGTCTGGTCGTCTCCACCCGGGCGAGGTTCGGATTCACCGCCGCGCCGGGCACGACCGACGACGCCCGGATCCGCGACATCACCCAGGCCCTGCCGCCCCGCTGGGCGGACCGCCTCTTCGAGGCCCGCGACAGCGGCGCCAACGAGCAGCAGCTCCAGCGCATCGCAGCCAAAGGACTTGCGGAGATGTACTTCCGGAACAACAACACCCGGGCGGCCGGCCTGGGCGTGGAGTTCACCGACGTGGAGCACATCCAGATCGAGCTGTAGTGACCAAGCCCCGAGAGTCCCGCTAACTGTGACTGAGCGCTTCAGTTGGCGAGTGAGAGGTCGAGTCGGCGAGTTGAGCCCCAGATCGATAGGTCGGAAGTGGCGAACCGCGTCAGTCCAGGCGTCTGACCGGATCGGATCGCAACGGTCGGGTATTGCCGGGGTGCCTGCTGCCAGGGTGGGAGTCGAAAGGGAGGCTTCCTAATGATCTCGGCACTCAACCAACTTGTCGATCTTGTCGAGGAGCACCTCGTCGAGGAGCTCGACGTCGACAAGTTGGCCAGGGCGCTCGGCACTACCGAGTACCACCTGCGTCGGATGTTCTCGTCGTTGGCCGGTATGCCGCTGTTGGAGTACGTGCGGCGGCGCCGGATGACAGTTGCCGCCGCCGACGTCGTGCGGGGCAAGGAGGATCTGCTGGGTATCGCCGTCCGGCACGGATACGGCTCGAGCGAGGCGTTCGGACGCGCGTTCCGGGCGGTCCACGGTGTCGGCCCCGGTGACGTTCGCCGTAATGGAGGCCCCTTGCGCACACAACCGCAGCTCAGGTTCCGCCTGACTGTTGAAGGGAGTATCCCCATGGACACCCGCCTCGTCGACCGCCCTGCATTCCGGCTGGCTGGACACGCAACCCGGGTTCCGCTTATTCACCAGGGCGTCAACCCGCACATCCAGGAGCACATCGCCGCGCTGCCGCCGGAGGAGCATCTGCGGCTCAAGGCCCTCAGCGACACCGAACCGAAGGGCCTGCTGCAGGTCACCGACGACCTCGATCCCGACAGCCGTGAGGGCAGTGAACTGACCTACCTGCACGGAGTCGCCCTCAGCCGGGACACACCGGTCCCGGACGGGCTCGACACCATCGAGGTACCACCTGGCATGTGGGCAGTCTTCCGTACCAGCGGACCGCATCCACAGGCCCTTCAGACGACCTGGGCGGCAACCGCGACCGAGTGGTTCCCCTCCAACCCGTGGCGGCTGCGCCCGGGCCCCTCGGTCGTCTCCGTCCTCGAGCGCGCGGACGATTTCAGCACCGCGACGTGCGAGCTATGGCTCCCCGTCGAACCAGCGTGACCCACCATCGACCATCGAACGCGGTTGAGCGCTTCAGTTGGCCAGTGAGCGTGCGGGTTGGCCGGTTGAGTATTCCGTGTCGATGTTGTGGCAGAGCTGCTCGGCTTGGGCATCGAGGAGGAGCTTCATCTGCTGGAAGAGAGGCACTTTGTTCTGCCTGAGCCACTGACGGAAACCTCACAGGCCGGTACCCCTCTGAAAACCCAGGCCCCTACCGCCGTCCCGGCGGGGGACCACCCGGCCTGCGCGGGACCTTACTCCCCGCGCTCGCCGTCTAGATCTTCGTTCGTCGGACTGGTCGGCGCGCTCGTACGACCTGCGGTACAACGGTTGCTCACGCAACTGGTGCCTGCTGGGGGGAAGAGCATGGGACACACGACAGCCACCGTCGTCCGCTATCGAGCAGGCCGGGCCAACAGAGTTCTACGTATGGCCTTGTGGGAAGCGTGGGATTCGAAGTGCTACTGGTGTACCAAGCCCGTGGAGTTCAGCTTCTCCGAGATCGACCACATCATCCCCAAGGACGTCACCGAAGCGGACCTGGCAGAGCTCAAGACGGCCTACGGTCTACGGGCCGATTTCGACCTCCATGACCCGCAGAACCTCGCCCCGATCTGCCGCCCGTGCAACGGAGTGGAGGGCAAGAGCAACTCCATACGCCAAGCGGGCGTCACGATGAACTATCTGGCCAGCGCGGAGAAGCGCCGTCCTGCCGTGCTCAAACGAGTTCAGAACTTCGGCAGGTCGGGCAAGGTGGCCGCCCACGTGCTTGAGGCCGCCACCGCCGATCTCAGCCAACCCGACATCCGGCGTGAGTTCCTGGACACCGCCCCCGCGGTCGTCCGGGTCCTGGCGATGACAGACCAAGGCATCGGCGACTACCGGTCGTTCCGGGAGGCAGAGGTATGCATCGACGACGAGGATGGGCTGTGGCAGCGCATCGACGTGGCACTGGACGACCGAGGACGGCTCACGATCGCACTCCTGGAGAACCTGTGCGCCGCCGAACTGGAGGACGTCCTCCAAGATCCGGTAGTGCAGCTCATCCAGGAGATCCGCAGCCGCGTCACAGCCGGGTTCGAGTCCATGGATACGAGTGACCCGATCACCGCCGGGCCGCCCACCAGCGACTTCATCAACCTCAACATCGACTCTCTCGACTTCCTACGCTACGCCGGGCAAGTCGAGTTCACCTTCCAGGGCGCCTTCGAAGCAGGCTTCGCAGCGTCCGTGGTCCGCAGCAGCTCAGACGGGGGCGGGACGGACGACCTGCAAGGCGACGCTACGGTCAGCGGAACGTTCTCCTTTGTGGCCGACTGGGACCTCGCCGATGACCCAGCGCAGGTACACACAGGCGACTGCACCATCGAGGACTGGGATCAGGACCTCAACGTCGGGTAACGCGATGGCAGTCGGGTCGGCGGGCCGCGCACTGGACGGCACGCTCAACTGGCCAACTGAAGTACTCAGTCACACCGGCAACTCAGTTGCCGGGGACGAGGCGTTTACGCATTCCACGAGGGCAGATACACCGTCATGGCTGACAGGTTCGTTGTGCTTCCCGCTCCCTGCCGACCGGCACGGAGCGGGAAGCGTTCAGTCTCAGTTGCCACCACCACCGCGGCCGTTGAAGAAGGTGAAGATGATGGTGATCAGCTGTCCGGTGGTGCAGTACACCTCGACGAACTCGCTGAGAGACATGGAACCTCGCAAGGTCCGAACCCGGCCACGGCCAGGCGACAGGCAGACGCGGATCGGCCCACAACCAGCATCCCGCTGCCTCTGTATGCATTGTCGCAGCCGCCGACCGAATTTCCGGGCAGGACACACCCGTAGCCCGTGCCGTACACAGGTAGGCCCCGAACCGCGCTCCGGTTCGGGGCCCTTGTCACCGCCGCAAGGTCAGCCGGCGGCCTGCCGGTCTGCCAGCGTCTTCGTGGCCTGTTGCCAGTCCTCGTACGTCGCGGCCTGCAGCGTCTCCATCCGGGTCAGCGCCTTCGTGGTGTCGTCCTTCTTCATCGCACTGCCGGTGAGCTCCAGCAGTAGCTCCACCATCGCGTGGCTCTTCCAGTGGCGAAGTTCCGCCTCGTTCAGCAGCTCCGGGCCGCCGGTCATCATCAGGTCCACCAGGCGTTCCCGGGCCCGCCACTCCCGGCGTCGGCGCCACCAGCCCGCGTCCGGCCGGTTCAGGTCCCGCACCTTGCGGATCTGCTCCACCATGGCCCAGATCTGCGTCTCCTGCTCGGGCGTCCACTTCTGCCCGGCGCCCTCATGGGGCGCCTGTACGACCTCCTGGACGGCCTCGCCGCCCTTGCGCGTCCCATCGCCGCTCAGCTGCTCCACGGCCTTCCTGAGCGACGCTTCCGTCGCATGTGCGTCGTCGTGTTCGGACACGTTCACCCCTTCATCTCCAGAACGCGCAGCATGCCCGCCGCCCGGCGCGGCGGGCAATCGGACCGACCGGGCCTACTGCGGGTCCGCTTCACCCGGAGGGGATGCCGTACGCCGGGAGCGCCGGGGGATGACGTCGGGCAGCTGGCGGGAGGCGGCGGCCGGGATGAAGAACAGCCCGGTCATGCCGAGCCCGGTCACGGCGGCGCTCAGCAGGCTCACCGAAACCGACGGGTCGTCGACCGAGGCCACCCCGCAGAACACCGAGAAGCCAGCGACGAACACCAGCGAGGCGACGATCCACCGCTCCCGCAGCGGGGAACGGGTGCCGGCCATCACGCTCATCCACCAGGTCCATCCCGCCATCACGCAGAACAGCACGGCAGCCGGAGGCAGCAGCACGGGCGGCGCCCACCGCGCGACGTCGCCGCGGGGCAGCTGCTGCCCGGCCAGGTAGCCGACCTGGGCCAGCCACACCAGGTACACCGGCACCTCGATGGCGATCACCACCTACATCAAGGCCCGCAGTCCCAGTAACGCGCCGCGCTCGCTCATCCCTTGGCCCTCCCCCTCGGTCGTCTGGCCACCGGGAACGTACTGGCCACGGCCCCGCACCCGCCAGAGCGCGTTCACCGCCACGGGTGGCCAGTTCCCCCTCCGGCGGCCGGCCGCTGTCGGGGCTCCCGGTCAGGACTCTGCTGAAGCCCCGCTGCCTGGGGGCGTGGCGGGTTCCGCGCCCCAGGGGTAGAGCGCCCACGCCTCGTCCAGGATCGGATTGATGACGGGCCGTCCGTCGGCGAGGGCCCGCAGGGACCATCCGGCGGGAGGTGGCTGCTCGATCCGGGCCAGGACTGCCTCCTCCAGCGTGGGGTCCGTCGCGACGACCGCGTCCTCCAGTTCGCTTGCCGAGGCCACCACCGTCGGCACGTCCGAGGTCGGCAGGACGTGCCGGAACTCGGGGGTGTTGACCAGGTGGTACGGCTCCATCGTCATCACGATGCCGAACATCGGCCGGTCGTGGGGGATGTGGGCGAACTTCGGGTGCCGCTCCCGGATGAGCTTCGCGGTGTTCGGGATCTGCTTCCCGATGGCCTTGCCCAGCTTCTGATTCAGCTCTTCGCCGAACGTCTCCTGCGGCCCGAGCCGCAGGCCTGCGGTGGGCCGGGCCGCCTTGGCGTCCAGCAGCAGCACGAGGCCGGGCAGGACCACGATCCAGTCGACGCTGTTCTGGCCGCCGCCCTTGCCGTAGGCGATCTCGTGATGGACCTCGGCATCCGGGAGCAGCCGCAGATGCCGGCCCACGTACTGTTCGAACAGCTCGCCCAGGTCTCCCGCGAACAGCTCGAAGGCCTTGCTGCCGGGGCCGAAGTGCTCCATCCCTGTGTAGTAGAGGCCCATCGGGCTGACCTTGCCCAGCGCCGCGGGCGTCACCGGGATCAGGTAGTCGCACCCGAAACCCCTCACCAGGGGCCTGGAGCGCAGCGGGTTGGGCGTGTACCTCCGCATCAGCGGGTCGGACGAGATCAGTCCTGCGGCAGCACGGGCGCGTTCCTCCTCTGCCCCCGTGGCGAAGTGCCGTTCGAGGACGGCCTCCACGGCGGCGCGGCTCGTAAGCTCCGTGAACACGGCGAGCTCGTTCTCGGGCACCCAGTCCAGGTCGACCCGGCCCTGCCGGTAGGTCGCCGCGGTGAACAGCAGCTGCCCCAGCCACACGTAGTCCGAGACGGGGCAGCCCAGCACCTCCTGCTCCCAGCCGTCGACGAGGGCCTTCAGCGGTTTCGTCGGCTCCGTCTGGACCAACATGGCCACACTGCGGGCAAGCTCGGAGAAGTCGTCCTCCTGCCAGGTGAACTGCTGCCCGGCCACCCGCAACAGAAGTCCCGACATCCGATCACCGACCGGCAAGTGCCGGTAGAGGTCGTCCAGCGCCACGTACTGGGCATGGATCTCCTCTAGGTCGTCCATGGCCGCAAGCCGCTGCCGATGCTCGTTCCCACGGGTCAGTGACACCCATGCGGCGTCGGCGAACGCCCACGGCCGGTACAGCCCCTTGATGCTCCGGTGCCGGTTCAGCCTCACCCAGTCCTGCTGCCAGTCGACCTTCGTCGGCAGCAGCGAGCTCACCTGTGCGATCAGGGGCAGCAGGGAGCTGGGCGGGTGACGGCGGACCCGCTGGACGTACTCGTGGTCGGAGATGGGGAATCTGGACGAACGGACCATACACACGATTCTCCTCGCGTCGGCCCGCCGAACCGGACGCATTTTCCTGAGGAGGGCCGGGTCAGCGGGCGAGGGTGACCTCGATCGGGCTGTTCGGACAGCTGGAGAGGATGTCGGTGAGCGTCTTCTGTTCGGCGGGGTCGATCGTCAAGCTCCAGCGGGTTTTGACGGTGATCCAGTCGGCGGCGTAGGTGCAGCGGTAGCCGACCGCTGGGGGCTGCCAGGTGGCGGGGTCCTGGTCGGACTTGGACCGGTTGCTGGTGGCGGAGACCGCGATCAGGGCGCGCTCGTCCC contains these protein-coding regions:
- the tap gene encoding telomere-associated protein Tap, giving the protein MSTENELFSAVDALLEQVAQDDLPVPAERKRLREAAGLSQAQIATALDARREAVGNWETGRTEPRPPKRAAYARLLEGLAARFPAPEIEAADEPAVPEAFTAAPAPEAAPAPSAPAAAKAPARPAASTTRSSSTSRRPGAKKAAKATTSTAAVADARFENGPLAVVDCEDGQVSAYCVGGLVLDVPAKSIPALVDWTLTEARLGQARLHRNGRDADPVLVLTPAALERYGLPAALSDEERRAGRLPDSHKVVKQIKKAELQLTQLGFGPWARIYRDPEGSWRRCVQVCIPSWNALDAREWDNKDDPQIPFMHPADLARYLGTYAQLVITPRGTASTTGLELMTALRPPTRAEKDESTGNFERAFNADALTAVYDVVECEVPDEHPVLKGKFERHHLRTPAEMLMEEPYDWCRPLTDDECRNPYLIAIDINMSFAAAANGLTVGLNGPTHLKNNPTFDASLPGSWLVDLSHVDLARVFGRAVDHGRLPSPFTPKGDHPTGPAWYATPTVAYAVELGFDVAPIEAHVRTQTGRYLDPWYKRLREAYVTTMADLGVTTAMNGQEFLDAMARSRNTDPTMALLAKAIKATAKGGIGKLRQRNRGQVAYYEPWPALKRETWRPDIRAAVLASQRVGIHRKLMKTAAAADLYPVAIGTDAIVYPSPGPSPLDVLPYTDEGKLAAGTFRLGVSPGMVKHQGTQTVLWAEQQFEEAGAVFNIANLIKNDPTAGEGE
- a CDS encoding AraC family transcriptional regulator, giving the protein MISALNQLVDLVEEHLVEELDVDKLARALGTTEYHLRRMFSSLAGMPLLEYVRRRRMTVAAADVVRGKEDLLGIAVRHGYGSSEAFGRAFRAVHGVGPGDVRRNGGPLRTQPQLRFRLTVEGSIPMDTRLVDRPAFRLAGHATRVPLIHQGVNPHIQEHIAALPPEEHLRLKALSDTEPKGLLQVTDDLDPDSREGSELTYLHGVALSRDTPVPDGLDTIEVPPGMWAVFRTSGPHPQALQTTWAATATEWFPSNPWRLRPGPSVVSVLERADDFSTATCELWLPVEPA
- the tpg gene encoding telomere-protecting terminal protein Tpg, whose amino-acid sequence is MTDSLGDSLDQALEGAFACRIPQSAQAQVKYLVKQLKGTKAAAQALGISQRTVERYVAGKFKRPRRDLRERIEREVRKRWQPQIRAKAKKKASSTGGLVVSTRARFGFTAAPGTTDDARIRDITQALPPRWADRLFEARDSGANEQQLQRIAAKGLAEMYFRNNNTRAAGLGVEFTDVEHIQIEL
- a CDS encoding HNH endonuclease produces the protein MALWEAWDSKCYWCTKPVEFSFSEIDHIIPKDVTEADLAELKTAYGLRADFDLHDPQNLAPICRPCNGVEGKSNSIRQAGVTMNYLASAEKRRPAVLKRVQNFGRSGKVAAHVLEAATADLSQPDIRREFLDTAPAVVRVLAMTDQGIGDYRSFREAEVCIDDEDGLWQRIDVALDDRGRLTIALLENLCAAELEDVLQDPVVQLIQEIRSRVTAGFESMDTSDPITAGPPTSDFINLNIDSLDFLRYAGQVEFTFQGAFEAGFAASVVRSSSDGGGTDDLQGDATVSGTFSFVADWDLADDPAQVHTGDCTIEDWDQDLNVG